One stretch of Buteo buteo chromosome Z, bButBut1.hap1.1, whole genome shotgun sequence DNA includes these proteins:
- the RFK gene encoding riboflavin kinase — MRHLPYFCRGEVVKGFGRGSKELGIPTANFSEQVVESFPSDISTGIYYGWACVGNGDVHKMVLSIGWNPFYKNIKKSVETHIIHTFKEDFYGEILSIVITGYIRPEKNFDSLAALISAIQEDIEEAKRQLDLPEHLKLKEDNFFHQPEGKIVNNH; from the exons ATGAGGCACCTGCCCTACTTCTGCCGCGGGGAGGTGGTGAAGGGCTTCGGCAGAGGCTCCAAGGAGCTGGGCATCCCCACCG CTAACTTTTCTGAGCAAGTAGTTGAAAGCTTTCCATCTGATATCTCTACTGGTATATACTATGGATGGGCCTGTGTTGGAAATGGAGATGTGCATAAAATGGTTTTGAGCATAGGATGGAATCCTTTCTATAAGAATATTAAGAAATCAGTG gAAACACACATTATCCATACCTTCAAAGAAGACTTTTACGGAGAAATTCTTAGTATAGTCATAACTGGATATATTCGACCAGAAAAAAACTTTGATTCCTTAG CGGCGCTTATTTCAGCAATTCAGGAAGACATTGAAGAAGCAAAAAGGCAGCTAGATTTACCAGAACATCTTAAACTCAAAGAAGATAACTTCTTTCATCAGCCAGAAGGCAAAATAGTGAATAACCACTAA
- the LOC142027135 gene encoding uncharacterized protein LOC142027135, translated as MATAAVEAGTRRRREPPAAPDPPRPQGLPVLLSSSSLTGTYLPSRIDLPIPTASTLAGGRGRCLRLLSLPSSCVRGRGGSARLAAGWRRPARRGGPRSLPAPRVRSRAAQGSAWARLAEAAGAACGGGLASPPHPVRSGPARPGPSRFPRWVRNGVVDTPRPVPRCHRLAARSWAGRRAAVRPPAVGGESGQAAGGGSPRRGKAARREGGRWFWEPNRGVSPEGGRQAGGRARGEPSPAAKLTAVSFPAADRLRQAALSGGSWVWPGRQPWCEESSTATAAEGDRQLAHLSRLNGRATSCTLRPYVEITISSSLVALVLPSLSEQVKCFRAQQVFGKNSENRSFCYVMIATNRSCLLKKEHFYYPLICHPAHIFFSVVTPGSSGVSSGKKSIKT; from the exons ATGGCGACAGCGGCCGTTGAGGCGGGCACGCGGCGACGCCGAGAGCCGCCAGCAGCCCCCGATCCGCCCCGGCCACAG GGCCTGCCAGTTCTCCTGTCATCCAGCTCTCTGACAGGCACCTACCTCCCCTCAAGAATAGACTTGCCCATACCAACCGCTTCCACCCtagcgggggggcgggggaggtgCCTGCGCTTGCTCAGTCTGCCGAGTAGCTGCGTCCGTGGGCGTGGTGGCTCAGCGAGGCTCGCGGCCGGGTGGCGGAGGCCGGCTCGGAGGGGGGGGCCgcgctccctccccgcccctcgCGTCCGTTCGCGGGCAGCGCAGGGCAGCGCCTGGGCCCGGCTGGCAGAGGCCGCTGGTGCGGCGTGCGGGGGCGGCCTggcctccccaccccacccggtccggtccggtccggcCCGGCCGGGGCCCTCCCGCTTCCCGCGCTGGGTCCGAAACGGGGTCGTTGAtaccccccgccccgtcccccgGTGTCACAGGCTGGCTGCGCGCTCTTGGGCCGGCCGGAGGGCCGCCGTCCGCCCGCCGGCTGTGGGAGGCGAGTCggggcaggccgcgggcgggggCTCGCCCCGGCGAGGAAAGGCTGCGCGGCGGGAAGGGGGTCGTTGGTTTTGGGAGCCGAACCGGGGGGTGTCTccggagggaggcaggcaggcaggcggcAGGGCTCGGGGCGAGCCGTCGCCGGCCGCCAAGCTCACGGCGGTGTCCTTCCCTGCGGCCGACAGGCTTCGTCAGGCTGCGCTCTCGGGGGGCAGCTGGGTCTGGCCGGGCCGGCAGCCTTGGTGCGAGGAAAGCTCAACGGCAACAGCTGCTGAGGGTGACCGGCAGTTGGCCCATCTTAGCCGCCTTAACGGAAGAGCTACGTCTTGCACTCTGCGCCCATACGTAGAAATAACGATCTCTTCTTCCTTGGTAGCTCTGGTTTTGCCTTCTCTTTCAGAGCAGGTCAAATGCTTCAGAGCACAGCAGGTATTTGGGAAAAACTCTGAGAACAGATCTTTTTGTTACGTGATGATAGCAACGAACCGTAGTTGTTTacttaaaaaagaacatttttactACCCTCTGATTTGCCATCCTGCTCACATCTTCTTTTCTGTCGTTACCCCTGGTAGTTCAGGGgtttcctctggaaaaaaaagcatcaagacATAA